One segment of Allorhodopirellula heiligendammensis DNA contains the following:
- a CDS encoding ISL3 family transposase — protein MSTSLLYHSFGIRGYRQTRIEPTGGVTRFHVHPNEKSICCSSCQSSNVIKRGVTQREFRCSPIGLKQTVIVGTLPRLQCRDCGVVRQIKVGFADARRSYTKNWANYALQLTRSMTIKDVADLLGVTWDVIKEIKKNDLRRRFANPSLKDVRWIAIDEICIGKGHRYVTLVMNLDSGAIIFVGDGKSAESLVPFWKRLGRRRHRIEAVAMDMSSAYISAVRGNLPKADIVFDRFHVAKLMNEKLTTLRRQLYQEATADEKSVLKGSRWLLLKNPENLSEDRDEEAHLAAALQLNEPLATGYYLKEELRLFWGHTFRWPAQLFLRSWCRRATATGLSPLKTMAKTLTRLEEGLLSYFKHRISSGPMEGTNNKIKTLQRQSYGIRDREYFELLLYSLHQKKYALVG, from the coding sequence ATGTCCACCTCCTTGTTGTATCACTCTTTCGGCATTCGTGGCTACCGGCAGACTCGAATCGAGCCCACCGGAGGCGTTACACGGTTCCATGTCCATCCAAATGAGAAGTCGATCTGCTGTTCCTCGTGCCAAAGCAGCAACGTGATCAAACGAGGCGTCACGCAACGCGAATTCAGGTGTTCGCCGATCGGATTGAAGCAGACCGTCATTGTCGGCACTTTGCCACGTCTGCAGTGCCGCGATTGCGGGGTCGTTCGTCAGATCAAGGTCGGCTTTGCCGATGCTCGTCGTAGCTACACCAAGAACTGGGCCAACTACGCATTGCAGCTCACTCGCAGCATGACAATCAAAGACGTTGCCGATCTTCTCGGTGTCACATGGGACGTGATCAAGGAAATCAAAAAAAACGATCTCAGGCGACGATTCGCCAATCCTTCCCTGAAAGACGTTCGGTGGATTGCGATCGACGAGATCTGCATCGGCAAAGGGCATCGCTACGTGACACTGGTAATGAACTTGGATAGTGGAGCGATTATCTTCGTTGGAGACGGGAAATCGGCTGAATCGCTGGTTCCATTTTGGAAACGCTTGGGGCGTCGGCGGCATCGAATCGAAGCGGTGGCAATGGACATGTCCTCGGCCTACATCTCGGCGGTGCGCGGGAACCTCCCCAAGGCCGACATCGTCTTTGACCGCTTTCATGTGGCGAAGTTGATGAACGAGAAGCTGACCACGCTGCGTCGACAACTGTACCAAGAGGCGACGGCCGACGAGAAATCGGTGCTCAAGGGGAGCCGCTGGTTGCTGCTGAAGAACCCCGAGAATCTGAGCGAGGATCGGGACGAAGAGGCTCACTTGGCAGCGGCGCTGCAGCTCAATGAACCGCTGGCCACGGGATACTATCTCAAAGAGGAGTTGCGATTGTTTTGGGGGCACACCTTTCGATGGCCTGCGCAGTTGTTCTTGCGGTCATGGTGCAGGCGAGCCACCGCGACGGGACTTTCACCATTGAAGACGATGGCCAAAACCCTGACGCGGCTTGAGGAAGGGCTGTTGAGTTATTTCAAACACCGGATTTCTTCTGGACCGATGGAGGGCACCAATAACAAAATCAAGACGCTCCAACGACAATCCTACGGCATTCGTGATCGCGAATACTTCGAACTACTGCTTTATTCGCTCCATCAGAAAAAGTACGCTTTAGTCGGATGA
- a CDS encoding sigma-70 family RNA polymerase sigma factor, with product MQNDIGNTTAAVEKYVALLADLPKDAPADTVIHELLSRAVSRLHKLCATVLYRNYPRLVGAPLNLQAEELLSSVVGRLIKAMQKARPASVRQFFSLANQHMRWELNDLARRLDDGEAFVDFPESLIVAPESSGSELSESAKRMLDAIEQLPEEELEVFSLIRIQGMSQVEAAQIVNVSTKTIQRRLNRSLLLLSQSLKEISLGTNSNENE from the coding sequence ATGCAAAACGACATAGGAAACACAACTGCCGCCGTCGAAAAGTACGTCGCCCTCTTGGCTGATCTGCCGAAGGATGCTCCGGCTGACACCGTGATTCATGAACTGCTCAGTCGTGCAGTAAGTCGACTGCACAAATTGTGTGCCACGGTCCTCTATAGAAATTATCCGCGACTGGTCGGAGCGCCTCTGAACTTGCAGGCTGAAGAGCTGTTGAGTTCCGTTGTCGGGCGTTTGATAAAAGCAATGCAGAAAGCGCGGCCTGCGAGTGTTCGGCAGTTCTTTTCACTCGCCAATCAGCATATGCGTTGGGAACTAAATGACCTGGCCCGACGCCTGGACGATGGGGAGGCGTTCGTTGACTTTCCAGAGTCCTTGATCGTTGCGCCAGAAAGTAGTGGGTCCGAACTGAGTGAAAGTGCCAAACGAATGCTGGATGCGATCGAGCAATTGCCCGAGGAGGAATTGGAAGTCTTCAGTCTTATACGAATTCAGGGCATGTCGCAGGTCGAAGCAGCGCAGATCGTTAACGTCTCAACCAAAACAATTCAGCGGCGATTGAACCGAAGTCTGTTACTTCTGTCACAATCTCTAAAAGAGATATCGTTAGGTACCAATTCGAATGAAAACGAATAA
- a CDS encoding pirin family protein: MINIRRSADRGHADYGWLMSHHTFSFSAYHDVNHMGFRALRVMNEDRVGAGQGFGSHPHKDMEIVSYVLEGALEHKDSMGNGAVLHPGEFQRISAGTGITHSEFNPSSDEPTHFYQIWIGPDRLGHAPSYEQKRFDVSSSAQQLRLVASADGREGSITIHQDVQIYVAQLAAEKSIEFQLEESRHAWLQVLRGRVKLNGYAMETGDGAAVSSETALDICATLDAEIMLFDLC, from the coding sequence ATGATCAACATTCGCAGATCTGCAGATCGCGGGCATGCCGATTACGGCTGGCTGATGTCGCATCATACGTTCTCGTTTTCAGCGTACCACGACGTAAACCACATGGGATTTCGAGCGCTCCGTGTGATGAACGAGGACCGTGTCGGTGCTGGGCAAGGGTTTGGATCTCATCCACACAAGGATATGGAGATCGTTTCCTACGTGTTGGAAGGAGCTCTGGAACACAAGGACTCGATGGGAAACGGTGCCGTTTTACACCCCGGAGAGTTTCAACGCATCTCAGCAGGTACGGGCATCACTCACAGTGAGTTCAATCCGTCGAGTGATGAGCCAACCCACTTCTACCAAATATGGATTGGTCCAGATCGGTTGGGCCATGCGCCAAGTTATGAACAGAAGCGTTTCGACGTCAGCAGTTCAGCTCAGCAGCTTCGTTTAGTCGCTTCGGCTGATGGTCGTGAGGGTTCAATCACCATCCATCAGGATGTGCAAATATATGTCGCGCAACTAGCCGCCGAGAAATCAATTGAGTTCCAACTGGAAGAGAGCCGCCATGCCTGGCTGCAGGTACTGCGTGGTCGCGTCAAATTGAATGGATACGCGATGGAAACAGGCGATGGAGCAGCCGTCAGTAGTGAAACAGCCCTCGACATTTGCGCCACCCTGGATGCGGAAATCATGTTGTTCGATCTCTGCTAA
- a CDS encoding hydrolase, with the protein MTNALADTDGGLLTKDNCALAFIDLQPQMSFGAASGIDRQLLVNNVLMLAKGAKEFGVPTIITTVETESFSGPTWPQLLDVFPDQTPIERTGMNSWDTQAFRDAIKATGRKNIILSGLWTEVCITWPTLNMLAEGYNIFVVEDACAGTSPASHDAALSRMVQAGAVRMTTIATVLEFQRDWAYRDHYNALMNLFREHGGGYGMGIEYAYTMVHKAPPARKHVKS; encoded by the coding sequence ATGACCAACGCTCTTGCTGATACCGACGGTGGACTGCTTACCAAAGACAACTGCGCACTGGCATTCATCGACTTGCAACCTCAGATGTCCTTTGGCGCCGCCAGCGGGATTGACCGCCAACTGCTCGTGAACAACGTGCTCATGCTCGCCAAAGGAGCGAAAGAGTTTGGGGTTCCAACCATCATCACTACGGTAGAAACAGAGTCGTTTAGTGGGCCGACTTGGCCACAGTTACTGGATGTCTTTCCAGATCAAACGCCAATCGAACGAACCGGCATGAACTCCTGGGATACGCAAGCATTCCGCGATGCGATCAAAGCGACTGGGAGGAAGAACATCATCCTCTCGGGGCTCTGGACGGAAGTCTGTATCACGTGGCCAACGCTGAACATGTTGGCCGAAGGCTACAACATTTTTGTTGTCGAGGACGCTTGCGCGGGTACGTCGCCCGCTTCCCATGATGCGGCATTGTCGCGCATGGTCCAAGCCGGCGCCGTGCGGATGACAACGATCGCAACCGTGCTCGAGTTTCAGCGCGATTGGGCCTATCGAGATCACTACAACGCACTGATGAATCTATTCCGAGAACATGGTGGTGGATACGGCATGGGCATCGAGTACGCCTACACGATGGTGCATAAGGCGCCGCCCGCGCGCAAGCACGTGAAGTCTTAA
- a CDS encoding amidohydrolase, translating to MAPQLILYNGKVTTLALRQPEVSAIAVSDGVVSAIGTDNEVLSLADEQTQRVDLNGRRVIPGLNDSHLHVIRAGLFYNLELRWDGVPSLSQALAQLKQQADMTPPPQWVRVIGGWNEFQFKEGRMPSLDEINKAAPDTPVFLLHLYDSALLNKAALRVLGFDRNTPNPPGGLIARDAKGNPTGLLIAEPSALVLYSTIANAPKLSHEDQLNSTRHYLRELNRFGVTSASDAGGGGQNYPEDYSVVKQLDEAGQLTVRIAYSLFAQKPGEELADYTRWLDMTKPGDGSDLLRVNGAGENLVWSAADFENFLQPRPDLRPLMEQELEAVIHNLAEASWPWRIHATYDESIGRFLDIFERVHRDVPIDRLRWFIDHAETVSERNLARIQSLGGGIATQHRMAYQGEYFIRRYGVEAAKRRPPLRRMLQMGLPVGAGTDGTRVASYHPWTCLWWMVTSKTVGGTVLHSESDRLTRQEALQLYTQGSAWFSREEHRKGTLEVGRFADLAVLSDDYFAVEPDDIRAIESVLTIVGGRVVYGKGDYASLAPVLPPVSPRWSPVATLGGYHNTNSTTPLRHEHTQFMAADGRVWQAGCGCGV from the coding sequence ATGGCACCTCAACTCATACTCTACAACGGCAAAGTTACAACACTCGCTCTGCGACAACCCGAAGTGTCTGCCATCGCAGTTTCCGATGGAGTTGTTTCGGCGATCGGTACTGATAACGAAGTTCTCTCACTGGCCGATGAGCAGACGCAGCGAGTTGACTTGAATGGTCGTCGTGTCATTCCTGGACTGAACGACTCGCATTTGCATGTTATCCGAGCAGGGCTTTTCTATAACCTGGAACTGCGCTGGGATGGCGTTCCGAGTCTGTCGCAAGCGTTGGCCCAACTGAAGCAGCAGGCCGACATGACTCCGCCACCGCAGTGGGTGCGGGTCATCGGCGGCTGGAACGAATTTCAGTTCAAAGAAGGTCGCATGCCATCACTGGACGAGATTAACAAAGCGGCGCCTGACACACCAGTCTTCCTATTGCACTTGTACGATTCAGCCCTACTGAACAAAGCCGCCTTGCGCGTCCTGGGGTTCGATCGCAACACACCGAATCCCCCAGGAGGACTGATCGCGCGCGACGCGAAAGGCAATCCAACTGGGCTACTGATTGCCGAGCCCAGCGCGTTGGTTCTCTATTCGACGATTGCCAATGCTCCCAAGTTGTCACACGAAGATCAACTGAACTCGACGCGGCACTACCTGCGAGAACTAAATCGCTTTGGCGTGACTAGTGCCTCAGATGCGGGCGGTGGTGGGCAGAACTATCCCGAGGATTACTCCGTTGTCAAGCAACTGGACGAAGCCGGGCAACTGACCGTACGAATCGCCTACAGTCTATTCGCGCAGAAACCTGGAGAGGAGCTTGCCGATTACACGCGATGGCTGGACATGACGAAGCCCGGAGATGGAAGTGATTTGCTCCGCGTCAATGGTGCGGGTGAGAATCTAGTTTGGAGCGCTGCGGACTTTGAAAACTTCCTGCAACCGAGACCCGACTTGCGGCCACTGATGGAACAGGAGCTCGAAGCCGTCATTCACAACCTTGCAGAAGCCAGCTGGCCATGGCGCATTCATGCTACTTATGATGAGTCGATTGGTCGCTTTCTCGATATCTTTGAACGTGTTCATCGCGATGTTCCGATCGACCGACTGCGATGGTTCATTGACCATGCCGAAACAGTGTCTGAGCGGAATCTTGCTCGCATTCAGTCGCTCGGAGGCGGCATCGCCACGCAACATCGTATGGCCTATCAAGGTGAGTACTTCATCCGACGTTATGGCGTGGAAGCCGCCAAGCGTCGTCCACCGCTGCGGAGGATGTTGCAGATGGGCCTCCCAGTTGGAGCAGGCACAGACGGCACGCGAGTAGCCAGCTACCATCCATGGACTTGCCTGTGGTGGATGGTGACGTCGAAGACCGTTGGCGGAACCGTACTGCATAGCGAATCAGATCGACTAACGCGCCAAGAGGCACTCCAACTCTACACGCAGGGCAGTGCTTGGTTTAGCCGCGAGGAGCACCGGAAGGGAACTCTGGAAGTTGGTCGATTCGCGGATCTGGCTGTATTGAGCGATGACTACTTCGCAGTCGAACCCGACGACATTCGTGCAATCGAAAGCGTCCTGACCATTGTTGGCGGTCGCGTTGTCTACGGCAAAGGAGACTACGCGTCTCTCGCACCAGTGCTTCCGCCCGTCAGTCCACGTTGGTCTCCCGTCGCCACCCTTGGCGGTTACCACAACACGAATTCCACTACGCCTCTCCGACATGAACACACCCAATTCATGGCTGCCGATGGAAGAGTCTGGCAAGCCGGCTGTGGGTGCGGCGTTTAG
- a CDS encoding YciI family protein, translating into MKYMLLIYASESWWTEDERRDYILESTAICKELETQGMWLIASALDSIATATCVRVRDGKHQVTDGPFAETTEQLGGYCIVDVRDVDEAIDIASRLPPATKGTIEIRPLLPLPNSLLLPERGTADQPPSDAEQRRDYILLMYAQEGAWPPDEHAPALAESVDVCQQLHVNGQFISAAPLQPPKTAYCVRVRHGARAVTDGPFTETKEQLGGYFLIRVANLNEAISIAARIPGSHRGTAEIRPLYRLPV; encoded by the coding sequence ATGAAATACATGTTGCTGATTTACGCATCGGAAAGTTGGTGGACCGAAGACGAACGTCGAGATTACATTCTGGAGTCGACAGCCATCTGCAAAGAACTGGAAACGCAAGGCATGTGGCTGATAGCTTCCGCGTTGGATTCGATTGCGACTGCGACATGCGTGCGTGTTCGCGATGGAAAACACCAAGTCACAGACGGCCCGTTTGCGGAAACGACCGAGCAGCTCGGAGGATACTGCATCGTTGACGTCAGAGACGTTGACGAAGCGATCGATATTGCGAGTCGACTACCACCAGCGACCAAGGGAACGATTGAAATTCGACCGCTGCTCCCGCTACCAAACTCGTTGTTACTGCCTGAACGAGGCACCGCCGACCAACCTCCCAGCGATGCTGAGCAACGCCGAGACTATATCCTACTGATGTATGCCCAAGAAGGGGCTTGGCCTCCCGATGAACACGCGCCCGCATTAGCTGAGTCCGTCGACGTTTGCCAACAACTTCACGTGAACGGCCAGTTCATTTCGGCAGCACCGCTACAGCCACCAAAAACTGCATACTGTGTACGTGTTCGCCACGGAGCTCGAGCAGTGACCGATGGTCCGTTCACCGAAACGAAAGAACAACTCGGCGGCTATTTTCTGATTCGGGTCGCGAATCTGAACGAGGCGATTTCGATCGCCGCCAGGATTCCGGGATCGCATCGAGGGACGGCAGAGATTCGTCCGCTGTACCGTTTGCCGGTTTGA
- a CDS encoding DoxX family protein gives MRVSRIKRIIGWGLTALVGLFMIGASGVPKFFEFPGKNEMMAQLELPLDLLPTIGVLEIAVTLIYLIPRTSFLGAILLTGYLGGAVLTHLRVDDPWYFPIIIGIVAWVGLGLRTPEIFRLAYGTNSSQPDSSETMEG, from the coding sequence ATGCGAGTATCGAGAATAAAAAGAATCATCGGCTGGGGACTGACCGCACTTGTCGGTCTCTTCATGATCGGTGCTAGCGGCGTTCCAAAATTCTTCGAATTCCCCGGCAAGAACGAGATGATGGCGCAACTGGAATTGCCACTCGATCTGCTTCCCACCATCGGGGTACTGGAAATTGCTGTGACGTTGATTTATCTGATCCCGCGAACGTCGTTTCTGGGAGCAATTTTGCTAACAGGATACCTCGGCGGGGCGGTCCTTACGCACTTGCGTGTCGATGATCCGTGGTACTTTCCAATCATCATTGGTATTGTCGCGTGGGTAGGACTTGGACTGCGAACACCAGAAATCTTCAGATTGGCGTATGGAACAAACTCCAGCCAGCCGGACAGTAGTGAAACAATGGAGGGCTGA
- a CDS encoding SRPBCC family protein: MSDLSNTVRLHRMLRAPAERVYRAFLDPDALCRWLPPYGYVGTIDRIDPYVGGSFHMTFTNFGTGHSHSFESRFLELMPSERIRLADKFDDPGLAADMTKTITLRSMSCGTEIEILHEGLPAAIPVEMCYLGWQESLVQLADLVEAGTPNAA; encoded by the coding sequence ATGTCCGATTTAAGCAACACTGTCCGCCTTCACCGTATGCTGCGTGCTCCAGCGGAACGTGTTTACCGAGCATTTCTCGATCCTGACGCCTTGTGTCGGTGGCTTCCGCCGTATGGCTATGTGGGCACAATCGACCGGATCGACCCGTACGTAGGCGGCAGCTTCCATATGACTTTCACCAACTTTGGAACCGGTCACAGCCATTCGTTCGAGAGTAGATTCCTAGAACTGATGCCCAGTGAGCGAATCCGACTGGCTGACAAGTTCGATGATCCTGGTCTGGCTGCCGACATGACCAAAACAATCACCTTGCGATCGATGAGTTGCGGAACGGAGATCGAAATTCTTCACGAAGGACTTCCGGCGGCTATCCCGGTAGAGATGTGTTATCTCGGCTGGCAGGAATCACTCGTTCAGCTTGCTGACCTGGTCGAAGCGGGTACTCCCAATGCTGCCTGA